Proteins encoded together in one Vibrio hippocampi window:
- a CDS encoding sporulation protein: MSFFKKTLASFGIGSARVDSVIHQEFVYPGDQLKVTIHVYGGNTSQEVDNINVSLCCRYIAEVARNQNEHNDNDPGVTKKRVAKTHQLQSWSLPYAFTIEPGQTRDFEATLEVPWNTPVTIGDSKVWLETGLDIALAVDPSDKDILTVRPDPLLDGIFSSLEAQGLRIRQVECEAAKGFEMPFVQEFEFVPTTGPYHGRWRELEMVAYRTPEQLQLWFEVDRNKQGVTGMLSSLIGLGQLKRELTLASHLSGEEAGQQVLEYLEQTT; this comes from the coding sequence ATGTCTTTTTTCAAGAAAACCTTAGCGAGTTTTGGCATCGGATCTGCCCGTGTCGACTCTGTGATCCACCAGGAATTTGTTTATCCAGGCGATCAGTTGAAAGTGACGATCCACGTTTACGGTGGTAACACGTCTCAGGAGGTTGATAACATCAATGTGAGTCTGTGTTGTCGTTATATTGCCGAGGTGGCTCGAAACCAGAATGAACATAATGACAACGATCCTGGAGTGACCAAAAAGCGCGTTGCGAAAACCCATCAACTTCAATCGTGGTCATTACCTTATGCTTTTACCATTGAGCCTGGGCAAACCCGTGACTTTGAAGCCACATTGGAGGTTCCATGGAATACACCCGTTACCATTGGTGACTCTAAAGTTTGGCTAGAAACAGGCTTAGATATTGCGTTAGCGGTAGACCCTTCTGATAAAGATATTTTAACCGTGAGACCCGATCCATTGCTTGATGGCATATTTAGTTCGCTTGAGGCGCAAGGGTTAAGGATCCGCCAAGTAGAGTGTGAGGCGGCAAAAGGCTTTGAAATGCCCTTTGTGCAAGAGTTTGAGTTTGTTCCGACCACAGGACCCTATCATGGTCGCTGGCGTGAGTTAGAAATGGTGGCTTATCGAACACCGGAGCAATTGCAACTCTGGTTTGAAGTGGATAGAAACAAACAAGGCGTCACAGGAATGCTTTCCAGTTTGATTGGTCTCGGTCAACTTAAGCGAGAACTCACTTTAGCGAGTCATTTATCTGGAGAAGAAGCCGGGCAGCAAGTTCTGGAGTATTTAGAGCAAACAACCTAA
- the trhA gene encoding PAQR family membrane homeostasis protein TrhA — protein MTSPHKPAYSQKEELANALSHGLGVLLSVLGLILLLQKSLFAGADPLTITSMALYGSSMIILFLASTLYHSVPNPSSKRWLKTFDHCAIYLLIAGSYTPFMLVSLRTPLAVGVMVMIWTLALIGIVMKLFFVYRFKRASLITYLVMGWLSVIVVYQLAKHVETNGLILLALGGAIYTLGVVFYANKRIPFNHAIWHVFVLLGAACHYLAIYWYVEPI, from the coding sequence ATGACATCACCACATAAGCCGGCTTACAGTCAAAAAGAGGAGCTTGCGAACGCCTTATCTCATGGACTTGGCGTGCTACTCTCAGTATTGGGTCTAATCCTATTATTGCAAAAGTCTTTGTTTGCAGGGGCTGATCCATTAACCATCACCAGCATGGCGCTGTATGGTTCAAGTATGATCATACTGTTTCTGGCGTCGACTCTGTATCACTCTGTTCCCAACCCCAGCAGCAAGCGCTGGCTGAAAACCTTCGACCACTGTGCCATTTACCTGTTGATTGCAGGAAGCTATACGCCATTTATGCTGGTGAGTTTGCGAACGCCTTTGGCAGTTGGTGTGATGGTGATGATCTGGACATTGGCGCTGATTGGTATCGTGATGAAGCTATTTTTTGTTTATCGCTTTAAACGAGCGTCTTTGATTACCTACTTGGTGATGGGATGGCTGTCTGTGATTGTGGTTTATCAACTGGCTAAGCATGTTGAAACTAATGGGTTGATATTGTTAGCGCTTGGCGGGGCGATTTATACCTTAGGCGTGGTGTTCTATGCCAATAAACGTATTCCGTTTAATCATGCTATTTGGCACGTATTTGTATTGTTAGGCGCGGCTTGTCATTACTTAGCTATCTACTGGTATGTAGAGCCGATATAA